The following proteins are co-located in the Rippkaea orientalis PCC 8801 genome:
- a CDS encoding DUF6816 family protein, with translation MKFILIILNLVLILFLGNAIPAYSGEITDRFANYPLWNFPSNINQRSQDLFYPDWMVGRWKVTSILVDQLAPFSPDIVTPGFESNKRYLNQPIDFNVRFKPQSFPIPQLLSMDFLKATSQPIVADREFNALNIAQAYLGKEGILGIKINPQNPNYQITFLPENNQLISRVTGRTQESPNADEFLTSEITQQIFQSNNQFYLNQVETTTDYHLQTADSIVAEQVTAIYLSPQDPNYFRTINHPVALYRYQLTLSRYK, from the coding sequence ATGAAATTCATTTTAATTATCTTAAATTTAGTATTAATTCTATTTTTAGGAAATGCAATTCCTGCTTATTCAGGAGAAATTACTGACAGATTTGCTAACTATCCTCTGTGGAATTTTCCGTCTAATATTAATCAAAGATCTCAGGATTTATTTTATCCTGATTGGATGGTAGGAAGGTGGAAAGTTACCAGTATCTTAGTCGATCAACTAGCTCCTTTTTCTCCCGACATTGTGACCCCTGGATTTGAAAGTAACAAACGTTACTTGAATCAACCTATTGATTTTAACGTTCGTTTTAAACCTCAATCTTTCCCAATCCCTCAACTATTATCAATGGATTTTCTCAAGGCGACTTCTCAACCGATTGTCGCTGATCGAGAATTTAATGCTTTAAATATTGCTCAAGCTTATTTGGGAAAAGAGGGGATTTTAGGGATAAAAATTAATCCCCAAAATCCCAATTATCAAATTACCTTTTTACCTGAAAATAATCAATTAATTAGTCGTGTGACTGGACGGACTCAAGAATCTCCTAATGCTGATGAATTTCTGACCAGTGAAATAACTCAACAAATTTTTCAAAGTAATAATCAATTTTATCTTAATCAGGTAGAAACCACGACGGACTATCATTTACAAACAGCAGATAGCATTGTAGCAGAACAAGTGACAGCGATTTATTTATCTCCTCAAGATCCCAATTATTTCCGAACAATCAATCATCCAGTCGCACTCTATCGATATCAGTTAACCTTATCTCGATATAAGTAG
- the tkt gene encoding transketolase → MVVATQSLEELCINSIRFLAIDAVEKAKSGHPGLPMGAAPMAFVLWDKFMRFNPKNPKWFNRDRFILSAGHGCMLQYALLYLTGYDSVTIEDIKQFRQWGSKTPGHPENFETEGVEVTTGPLGQGIANGVGLALAEAHLAAKFNKSDATIVDHYTYVILGDGCNMEGVAGEACSIAGHWGLGKLIALYDDNHISIDGSTDVAFTEDVSKRFEAYGWHVLHVENGNTDLAAIAKAIEEAKAVTDKPSMIKVTTTIGYGSPNKQNTAGVHGAALGADEVALTRHNLGWQHEPFDIPQDVLGHMNKAIDRGSSYEAEWNQAFAAYKAKYPAEAAEFERYLSNKLPDGWDKVLPTFTPEDKGIPTRKHSEVCLNKLAPILPELIGGSADLTHSNLTEIKISGDFQKGHYENRNVHFGVREHAMGAICNGMALHGSGLIPYGATFLIFTDYMRAAIRLSALSQAGSIWVMTHDSIGQGEDGPTHQPIETLASLRAIPDLTVIRPADGNECSGAYKVAIEKAKQHAPTLLAFTRQNVPNLAGTSIEGVAKGAYAIVDCQGTPDIILIGTGSEVSLCVEAAAKLTSEGKKVRVVSMPSWELFEAQDAAYKESVLPKAVTKRLSVEAGSSFGWAKYVGFGGDSVSIDRFGASAPGGTCMEKFGFSVDNVLAKAKALLG, encoded by the coding sequence ATGGTCGTTGCTACCCAGTCACTCGAAGAACTGTGCATTAATTCTATCCGTTTTTTAGCCATTGACGCTGTAGAAAAGGCAAAATCTGGACACCCAGGGCTGCCCATGGGGGCTGCTCCGATGGCCTTTGTCCTCTGGGATAAATTCATGAGATTTAATCCCAAAAATCCTAAATGGTTTAATCGCGATCGCTTTATCCTATCGGCTGGTCACGGCTGTATGTTACAATACGCCCTGCTCTACCTGACCGGTTACGATAGTGTCACCATCGAAGATATTAAACAATTCCGTCAGTGGGGGTCAAAAACCCCTGGACACCCCGAAAATTTTGAAACCGAAGGGGTAGAAGTCACCACCGGACCTTTAGGACAAGGGATCGCCAATGGGGTCGGTTTAGCCCTCGCTGAAGCCCACTTAGCGGCTAAATTCAACAAATCCGATGCTACTATCGTTGATCACTACACCTACGTTATCCTTGGTGACGGATGCAACATGGAAGGGGTGGCCGGTGAAGCTTGCTCCATTGCCGGACATTGGGGTTTAGGAAAATTAATCGCCCTCTATGATGATAACCACATCTCCATCGATGGGTCTACCGATGTGGCTTTTACCGAAGATGTGTCAAAGCGTTTTGAAGCCTACGGTTGGCACGTTCTCCACGTCGAAAATGGTAACACCGATTTAGCAGCCATTGCTAAGGCTATTGAAGAAGCCAAAGCCGTTACCGATAAGCCTTCGATGATTAAAGTGACCACCACCATCGGTTATGGTTCCCCTAATAAACAAAATACCGCCGGAGTTCACGGGGCAGCTTTAGGAGCCGATGAAGTCGCTTTAACCCGTCATAATTTGGGTTGGCAACACGAACCCTTCGATATCCCTCAAGATGTCCTAGGACACATGAATAAAGCCATCGATCGCGGTTCGAGTTATGAGGCAGAGTGGAATCAAGCTTTTGCGGCTTACAAGGCTAAATACCCCGCAGAAGCGGCTGAGTTTGAACGCTATCTGAGTAATAAACTCCCCGACGGTTGGGACAAGGTACTTCCCACCTTTACCCCCGAAGATAAAGGTATTCCCACCCGTAAGCATTCTGAAGTCTGTCTGAACAAATTAGCTCCCATTTTACCCGAATTAATTGGGGGTTCAGCCGATTTAACCCACTCTAACCTCACCGAAATCAAAATTTCTGGTGATTTCCAAAAAGGACATTATGAAAACCGTAATGTTCACTTTGGGGTACGCGAGCACGCCATGGGAGCTATCTGTAATGGGATGGCGTTGCATGGTTCAGGGTTAATTCCCTACGGTGCAACCTTCTTAATCTTCACCGATTATATGCGCGCAGCCATCCGTCTGTCTGCCTTATCTCAAGCGGGGTCTATTTGGGTGATGACTCACGACTCCATCGGACAAGGGGAAGATGGACCGACGCACCAACCCATTGAAACCTTGGCTTCTTTGCGGGCAATTCCCGATTTAACCGTTATTCGTCCTGCTGATGGTAACGAGTGTTCTGGAGCCTATAAAGTGGCAATTGAGAAGGCAAAACAACACGCCCCTACTCTCTTGGCGTTTACCCGTCAAAATGTGCCTAATTTAGCCGGAACTTCCATCGAAGGGGTGGCTAAGGGTGCTTATGCGATCGTTGATTGTCAGGGAACTCCTGATATCATTCTCATTGGTACAGGGTCAGAAGTGAGTCTTTGTGTTGAGGCTGCTGCTAAACTCACCAGCGAAGGCAAGAAAGTTCGTGTCGTTTCCATGCCTTCTTGGGAGCTATTTGAAGCTCAAGATGCTGCCTACAAAGAGTCTGTTCTCCCCAAAGCGGTGACTAAGCGGTTATCTGTTGAAGCAGGTAGTAGCTTTGGTTGGGCTAAATATGTCGGTTTTGGTGGCGATAGCGTCAGTATTGACCGCTTTGGTGCTTCTGCTCCGGGTGGAACCTGTATGGAGAAATTTGGCTTTAGTGTTGATAATGTCCTAGCTAAAGCTAAGGCTCTTTTAGGCTAA
- a CDS encoding high light inducible protein codes for MEKQDAKFGFTSFAENWNGRLAMLGFIIGILTELMTGKGILSQLGLM; via the coding sequence ATGGAAAAGCAAGACGCTAAATTCGGGTTCACTTCCTTCGCTGAAAACTGGAATGGTCGCCTCGCTATGCTCGGCTTTATTATCGGTATTCTCACTGAGTTAATGACCGGCAAAGGCATCTTATCTCAATTAGGCTTAATGTAA
- a CDS encoding type II toxin-antitoxin system HicA family toxin: MGTTNPGIDIISYILVCLFGFELARINGSHHIYIHPNIPELINIQNRKGEVTTYQVRQALSLINRYNLTLDED, from the coding sequence ATTGGAACTACTAATCCTGGGATTGATATTATTAGTTATATTCTAGTTTGTCTTTTTGGGTTTGAGTTAGCGAGAATTAATGGAAGTCATCACATTTATATTCATCCCAATATACCAGAATTGATTAATATTCAGAATAGAAAAGGAGAAGTTACAACCTATCAAGTACGACAAGCACTGTCTTTAATTAATCGCTATAATTTAACTTTAGATGAGGATTAA
- a CDS encoding type II toxin-antitoxin system HicB family antitoxin has protein sequence MKDSHINVFYSEEDGGYIADIPDLAYCSAFGETPEEAVKEVQIAKKTWLEVAKEQGKPIPNPTYRPTIYQV, from the coding sequence ATGAAAGATTCTCATATTAATGTATTTTACAGTGAAGAAGATGGGGGATATATTGCCGATATTCCAGACCTTGCCTATTGTTCTGCTTTTGGTGAAACTCCAGAAGAAGCAGTCAAAGAAGTTCAAATTGCTAAAAAAACCTGGTTAGAAGTAGCCAAAGAACAAGGAAAACCTATTCCTAATCCTACCTACCGTCCGACAATTTATCAAGTTTAA
- the topA gene encoding type I DNA topoisomerase encodes MPTLVIVESPTKARTIRNYLPKGYRVEASMGHVRDLPASADEVPAAYKDQSWSNLGINVENDFEPLYVIPKSKKKVVQDLKSALKETDELILATDEDREGESISWHLMELLNPKVPIKRMVFHEITREAIQAALKNCRDIDQNLVRAQETRRILDRLVGYTVSPLLWKKIARGLSAGRVQSVAVRLLVQRERERLAFQSGGYWDLKALLEKDKSNFEAKLITLADKKIAQGSDFDPNTGKIAQGRDVVLLNESEANALKERLDGKPWTVTKTEEKPTIRRPAPPFTTSTLQQESNRKLGISARDTMRIAQKLYEEGYITYMRTDSVHLSEQAITAARDCVTQKYGKEYLSPKPRQYTTKSKGAQEAHEAIRPAGNQFRTPQETGLGGQEFALYDLIWKRTVACQMADARLTQIIVNLLVEDAGFRSSGKRIDFPGFFRAYVEGSDDPEAALENQEVILPPLQEGDHPNCQQLDVLGHETQPPARYTEASLVKTLESEGVGRPSTYASIIGTIIDRGYAQMRSKALVPTFTAFAVVSLLEGHFPDLVDTKFTSKMEQTLDEIATGEAQWLPYLKNFYLGDKGLDTQVKVKTEQIDPGVAKAVTLENLAATVKIGKFGPYIEVNQGEEVVTASIPADLTPADLNPEQIATILKQKIEGPDKLGLHPETGEGIFILTGTYGPYVQLGEVSDENPKPKRASLPKGVKPEDVTLEIAVGLLSLPRLLGTHPETGAKIKASLGRFGPYVVHDQGKDGKDYRSLKAEDDILTVSLERALELLAQPKKTRGGGRTAKKPLRELGAHPDDKEPVNIYEGPYGIYVKHGKVNAGLPEGETAETLTLETALELLAAKAATKTKTTRKSTTTKSTTTRKRTSKTTQSKG; translated from the coding sequence ATGCCAACGCTTGTTATCGTCGAATCTCCGACTAAAGCCCGTACTATCAGAAATTATCTACCCAAAGGGTATCGCGTCGAGGCATCCATGGGTCATGTACGGGATCTCCCTGCCTCAGCCGATGAGGTTCCGGCAGCCTATAAAGATCAAAGTTGGTCTAATTTAGGCATTAATGTCGAAAACGATTTTGAACCCCTCTATGTCATCCCCAAAAGCAAGAAAAAGGTGGTTCAAGACCTTAAATCAGCCCTCAAGGAAACCGACGAACTCATTTTAGCAACAGATGAAGACCGCGAAGGGGAAAGCATCAGTTGGCATTTGATGGAATTACTCAACCCCAAAGTCCCCATCAAGCGCATGGTCTTTCATGAAATTACCCGCGAAGCCATTCAAGCGGCGTTAAAAAATTGTCGTGATATTGACCAAAATTTAGTCCGTGCCCAAGAAACTCGACGGATTTTAGACCGTTTAGTGGGCTATACGGTTTCTCCCTTACTCTGGAAAAAAATTGCTCGCGGTCTCTCCGCCGGACGGGTTCAATCTGTAGCTGTCCGTTTATTAGTTCAACGGGAACGGGAACGCCTGGCCTTCCAATCTGGGGGATATTGGGATCTCAAAGCGTTATTGGAGAAGGATAAAAGTAACTTTGAAGCCAAGTTAATTACCCTAGCAGACAAAAAAATCGCCCAAGGAAGTGATTTTGACCCCAATACCGGGAAAATTGCCCAAGGACGAGACGTGGTTCTTTTGAATGAATCAGAAGCCAACGCCCTGAAAGAACGCTTAGACGGGAAACCCTGGACAGTCACAAAAACGGAAGAAAAACCCACCATCCGCCGCCCTGCCCCTCCTTTTACCACTTCGACGCTACAGCAAGAATCGAACCGAAAATTAGGAATCTCTGCTAGAGATACCATGCGTATTGCCCAAAAACTCTACGAAGAGGGCTATATTACCTATATGCGGACGGATTCTGTCCACTTATCCGAACAAGCCATCACAGCAGCCAGGGATTGTGTTACGCAAAAGTATGGCAAAGAATACCTCAGTCCCAAACCCCGTCAATATACCACTAAAAGCAAAGGCGCCCAGGAGGCACACGAAGCTATCCGTCCGGCTGGCAATCAGTTCCGTACCCCCCAAGAAACGGGGTTAGGGGGTCAAGAATTTGCCCTCTATGACCTGATTTGGAAGCGGACGGTGGCTTGTCAGATGGCTGATGCCCGTCTAACCCAAATTATTGTTAATTTACTGGTAGAAGATGCTGGATTTCGGTCTTCAGGCAAACGGATTGATTTTCCAGGGTTTTTCCGCGCCTACGTCGAAGGATCAGATGATCCTGAAGCAGCCTTAGAAAACCAAGAGGTGATCCTACCCCCGTTACAAGAGGGAGATCATCCCAACTGTCAACAATTGGACGTATTAGGACACGAAACCCAACCTCCGGCGCGGTATACCGAAGCTTCCCTGGTTAAAACCCTCGAAAGTGAAGGGGTAGGTCGTCCGAGTACCTACGCTAGTATTATTGGGACAATTATCGATCGCGGCTATGCCCAAATGCGGAGTAAAGCTTTAGTCCCGACGTTTACTGCGTTTGCCGTGGTTAGTCTGTTAGAGGGACATTTTCCTGACTTGGTGGATACCAAATTCACCTCGAAAATGGAACAAACCCTCGATGAAATTGCCACCGGGGAGGCACAATGGCTACCCTATCTCAAGAATTTTTATCTGGGAGACAAGGGGTTAGATACTCAGGTTAAGGTCAAGACCGAACAAATCGATCCAGGGGTTGCTAAAGCCGTTACCCTAGAGAATTTAGCAGCAACAGTCAAAATTGGGAAATTTGGACCCTATATTGAGGTCAATCAAGGAGAAGAAGTCGTAACTGCTTCGATTCCGGCGGATTTAACTCCGGCTGATCTCAATCCTGAACAGATAGCGACCATCCTTAAACAAAAAATCGAAGGACCCGATAAATTAGGGTTACACCCTGAAACCGGAGAAGGGATTTTTATCCTAACAGGAACCTATGGACCCTACGTTCAACTCGGAGAAGTTAGCGACGAAAATCCTAAACCTAAACGCGCTTCTTTACCCAAGGGAGTTAAACCTGAAGATGTCACCCTAGAGATAGCCGTTGGGTTGTTATCCCTTCCCCGTTTATTGGGAACCCATCCCGAAACCGGGGCGAAAATTAAAGCGAGTTTAGGACGTTTTGGTCCCTATGTGGTTCATGATCAAGGCAAAGACGGAAAAGATTATCGTTCGTTGAAAGCAGAAGATGATATTCTAACTGTGAGCCTAGAACGAGCCTTAGAATTGTTAGCCCAACCGAAAAAGACACGCGGAGGAGGTCGCACTGCCAAAAAACCCTTACGGGAATTGGGTGCTCATCCCGATGATAAAGAACCCGTCAATATTTATGAGGGACCCTATGGAATTTACGTTAAACATGGTAAAGTTAATGCGGGTCTTCCTGAAGGGGAAACGGCAGAAACCTTAACCCTAGAAACCGCCTTAGAATTGTTAGCAGCTAAAGCAGCAACTAAGACAAAAACGACTCGCAAATCGACCACAACTAAAAGCACAACCACTCGTAAACGGACTAGCAAAACGACCCAATCAAAGGGTTAA
- the glgA gene encoding glycogen synthase GlgA codes for MYIVQIASECAPAIKAGGLGDVVYGLSRGLSNQGHNVEIILPKYDCMRYDQIGEMSEAYQDLWVPWNNGSIHCTVLYAEIYGQKCFFIESHSNENFFNRNKIYGDWDDPLRFAFFSKASLEFLLKSGKRPDIIHCHDGQTGLIPVLLYEIYQHQGMGNQRVCYTIHNFKHQSVALRNVLGAAGLGDHLFTDDRLKDNGRHDAINFMKGGIVYANHVTTVSPHHAWEARFSSEGYGLGSTLGVHHEKFSGILNGIDDKFWNPKVDKYLPTNYGIADFELKARNKKALRERLWLRDPDKPTPRPIVAYIGRLDAQKGVDLVLHAIDYALFRSAQFVLLGSPTGNELGRLFGGKKNHFNNNPDVHLELTFNEELSHLVYAGADMMIVPSNYEPCGLTQMISLRYGTVPIVRGVGGLKNTVFDVDYDESIAPEKRNGYVFYQTDHSALDSALGRAIDLWYNNPEDFVELAKQGMRYDYSWKDPAQEYVKVYDKIRVPSAI; via the coding sequence ATGTACATTGTCCAAATTGCCTCAGAATGCGCCCCCGCCATCAAAGCGGGTGGATTAGGGGATGTTGTTTACGGCCTCAGTCGCGGACTGAGCAACCAGGGTCACAACGTTGAAATAATTCTTCCCAAGTATGATTGTATGCGCTATGACCAGATTGGAGAGATGAGTGAAGCCTATCAGGACTTGTGGGTTCCCTGGAATAACGGCTCAATTCACTGTACTGTCCTGTATGCTGAGATATATGGACAAAAATGCTTTTTTATCGAATCCCATTCCAATGAGAATTTCTTCAACCGCAACAAAATTTACGGGGACTGGGATGATCCCCTACGTTTTGCGTTTTTTAGCAAAGCGTCCCTAGAATTTTTGTTAAAAAGTGGTAAACGCCCTGATATTATTCATTGCCATGATGGGCAAACTGGCTTAATTCCTGTGCTACTCTACGAAATCTACCAACATCAGGGAATGGGCAATCAACGGGTTTGTTATACCATCCATAACTTCAAACATCAGAGTGTGGCGTTACGCAATGTTTTAGGGGCTGCCGGGTTAGGGGATCACCTCTTCACCGATGATCGCCTCAAGGATAATGGTCGTCATGATGCCATTAATTTTATGAAAGGGGGCATTGTTTACGCCAATCATGTCACGACGGTTTCTCCTCATCACGCTTGGGAAGCGCGGTTTAGTAGTGAAGGCTATGGGTTGGGTTCCACATTAGGGGTTCATCACGAAAAATTTAGCGGCATTCTCAATGGAATTGATGATAAATTTTGGAATCCCAAGGTAGATAAGTATCTTCCGACGAATTACGGCATTGCCGATTTTGAATTAAAAGCCCGCAATAAAAAAGCCCTACGGGAACGGTTATGGCTACGAGATCCCGATAAACCAACCCCCAGACCCATTGTTGCCTATATTGGTCGTTTGGATGCCCAAAAAGGCGTAGATTTAGTGCTCCATGCTATCGATTATGCCCTGTTTAGAAGTGCTCAATTTGTTCTCTTGGGATCGCCGACCGGAAATGAACTTGGCCGATTATTTGGAGGTAAGAAAAATCACTTTAATAATAATCCTGATGTTCATTTAGAATTGACTTTTAATGAGGAATTATCTCACCTAGTCTATGCGGGAGCAGATATGATGATTGTTCCCAGTAATTACGAACCCTGTGGGTTAACTCAGATGATTTCCTTGAGGTATGGAACGGTTCCCATTGTACGGGGGGTAGGTGGGTTAAAAAATACAGTATTTGATGTCGATTATGATGAAAGTATTGCCCCTGAAAAACGTAATGGTTACGTTTTCTATCAGACCGATCATAGTGCTCTTGATTCGGCTTTAGGACGGGCGATCGATTTATGGTACAACAACCCCGAAGACTTTGTTGAACTTGCTAAACAAGGGATGAGATATGATTATTCTTGGAAAGATCCTGCCCAAGAATATGTGAAAGTTTATGACAAAATTCGGGTTCCTTCTGCAATTTAA
- a CDS encoding RNA-guided endonuclease InsQ/TnpB family protein — MITRRVTFRLYPSKSQSAKLFEARRLHAYLYNACVEDRKTSYQKFGKSVSYFDQQAALVPFKGCWPEYKSLNHGSLQATVKRVDFAFQRFFKGLGGYPKFRSIRQYSGWTYPDARQGFRVHSIGENGYLELRDLGIQVQMRGKARQWGTPSTCTIVYRHGNWYASITVKCEEILRQTGTGAIGIDFGTLAAIALSDGTKIENPRFLANAKEKIKRASKQKRRKKAPDHKKRVRGSNRWKKASKKVAKLQTKVASQRQDWAHKVSTQIVSCNSMVATEKLNIKGMTRKAKKGKRKRQKSGLNRSILDVGWGMTRDMIEYKLSECNGVFVEVPTQKVKPSQTCPKCGHQEKKTLEQRIHECKQCGYTNDRDVASAEVMLSWALGTSVPNRGGESSTEKPTVKSCGGFQQLASVKRQKLQSQRSGLE, encoded by the coding sequence ATGATTACACGCAGAGTTACGTTTCGGCTATATCCTTCCAAGTCTCAATCGGCAAAACTGTTTGAGGCCAGAAGACTCCATGCCTATCTGTATAACGCCTGTGTGGAAGACCGTAAAACCAGTTATCAGAAATTCGGAAAGTCTGTAAGCTATTTTGACCAACAGGCCGCTCTCGTCCCCTTTAAAGGATGTTGGCCTGAATATAAATCATTGAATCACGGCTCATTGCAAGCAACTGTTAAGCGAGTCGATTTTGCGTTTCAACGTTTCTTTAAGGGATTGGGTGGCTATCCTAAATTTCGTTCGATTCGCCAATACTCAGGCTGGACTTATCCCGATGCCCGTCAAGGGTTTCGAGTTCATAGTATCGGTGAAAACGGGTACCTAGAGCTTCGAGACTTGGGTATTCAGGTTCAAATGCGAGGGAAAGCACGTCAATGGGGAACTCCTAGTACCTGCACGATTGTTTATCGTCACGGGAATTGGTATGCCTCCATCACTGTTAAATGCGAAGAGATCCTTCGTCAAACAGGAACAGGAGCCATTGGAATAGATTTTGGAACCCTCGCTGCTATTGCGTTAAGTGACGGGACAAAAATAGAGAATCCTCGCTTTCTTGCCAATGCTAAGGAGAAAATTAAAAGGGCTTCTAAGCAGAAAAGACGCAAAAAAGCCCCTGACCATAAAAAACGGGTTAGAGGCTCTAACCGATGGAAGAAAGCGTCCAAAAAGGTTGCGAAACTGCAAACAAAAGTAGCTAGTCAACGTCAAGATTGGGCGCATAAGGTGTCAACACAAATTGTTAGCTGTAATAGCATGGTTGCCACTGAAAAATTGAATATCAAAGGAATGACCCGCAAGGCTAAAAAAGGAAAGCGGAAACGCCAGAAATCTGGATTGAACCGCTCTATTTTAGACGTGGGATGGGGAATGACCCGTGACATGATTGAGTATAAACTCTCGGAATGTAACGGAGTTTTTGTTGAGGTTCCCACTCAAAAAGTAAAACCTTCTCAAACCTGTCCTAAATGCGGTCATCAAGAGAAAAAGACCTTGGAGCAACGCATTCACGAATGCAAGCAATGTGGTTACACCAATGACAGGGATGTAGCTAGTGCCGAGGTTATGCTGTCATGGGCGTTAGGAACTAGCGTCCCTAATCGTGGAGGGGAAAGCTCTACTGAGAAACCCACAGTTAAATCCTGTGGAGGTTTTCAGCAACTTGCCTCCGTGAAGCGACAGAAACTCCAATCTCAGCGTAGCGGATTGGAGTAG
- the tnpA gene encoding IS200/IS605 family transposase, with protein MATKHRKGSHSVFSVRLHFVFVTHYRRKAITSPMLERLKEMFTQVCSTMDCELLECSGEADHVHLLVDFHPKQSISAVAGCLKSATSRMLKKEFPDEVKKWYRTQSFWSGSYYVASTGGAPIEKLKEYIKNQDQPRD; from the coding sequence ATGGCAACCAAGCATAGAAAAGGTTCGCATAGTGTTTTTAGCGTGAGGCTGCACTTCGTCTTCGTAACCCATTACAGACGCAAAGCAATTACTTCTCCTATGCTCGAGAGGCTAAAAGAGATGTTCACTCAGGTCTGTTCAACAATGGATTGCGAATTATTGGAATGTTCTGGTGAAGCAGACCATGTTCACCTTCTCGTAGATTTTCACCCCAAGCAATCCATTTCTGCCGTAGCTGGCTGTCTTAAGTCAGCTACCAGTCGAATGCTAAAAAAAGAATTTCCCGATGAAGTCAAGAAATGGTACAGAACTCAGTCTTTTTGGTCTGGCTCCTACTACGTTGCTTCAACTGGTGGCGCACCGATTGAAAAACTAAAGGAATATATCAAGAATCAGGATCAACCAAGGGATTAA
- a CDS encoding Uma2 family endonuclease encodes MKWEEVCDNKQLQNLPFKIELNKWGQIVMSPVKIKHSFYQGRIQRLLESLLQTGEIMPECAINTSDGVKVADVVWCSEERFNQIEDEVSASIAPEICIEVKSMGNTLDEIEFKKQLYLEAQAVEVWLCNEQGQIQFYNEQGQLDQSLLVPDFPREIKR; translated from the coding sequence ATGAAATGGGAAGAAGTTTGTGATAATAAACAGTTACAAAATTTACCCTTCAAGATTGAATTAAATAAATGGGGACAAATTGTTATGAGTCCTGTCAAAATTAAACACTCTTTTTATCAAGGAAGAATCCAACGTTTATTAGAATCTTTGTTACAAACAGGAGAAATAATGCCAGAATGTGCTATTAATACATCCGATGGGGTTAAAGTCGCTGATGTTGTTTGGTGTTCAGAGGAACGATTTAATCAAATTGAAGATGAAGTTTCTGCTTCTATTGCCCCAGAAATTTGTATTGAGGTCAAATCAATGGGTAATACTTTAGATGAAATAGAATTTAAAAAACAATTATATTTAGAAGCTCAAGCTGTGGAAGTTTGGTTATGCAATGAACAAGGTCAAATTCAATTTTATAATGAACAGGGTCAATTAGATCAATCCCTATTAGTCCCTGATTTTCCGAGGGAAATTAAGCGGTAA